Proteins from a genomic interval of Rhipicephalus microplus isolate Deutch F79 chromosome 6, USDA_Rmic, whole genome shotgun sequence:
- the LOC142764946 gene encoding uncharacterized protein LOC142764946 isoform X2 produces the protein MRQPGFVCVFISCFLGVCRAQLRPGCKIAQLHACGEDYLVYSNTTYLPEPQEEQFQANCELYRKQIACTIEFSESCLQNVPRAVALVAMEAAGDDFEAACTEGNERFDMYKDSIKCMNSAGVGLNKCFGVLRDGLGESIDAPGGRTINYACCAYYNSLECTERVLDACDSNSPAKEYVTNVMERIFGQVLSLVCGPYTRGSADCHALPKLPPTPGPKKTNLIELAIEISDSFRSKKKKN, from the exons ATGCGGCAACCTGGTTTTGTCTGCGTCTTCATTTCCTGCTTTTTAG GCGTGTGTCGGGCCCAGCTCAGGCCTGGCTGCAAGATAGCCCAGCTGCATGCGTGCGGCGAAGACTACCTGGTGTACAGTAACACCACGTACCTGCCGGAACCTCAGGAGGAACAGTTCCAGGCTAATTGCGA GTTGTACAGGAAGCAGATCGCCTGCACGATCGAGTTCTCGGAAAGTTGCCTGCAGAATGTGCCCCGCGCCGTGGCGCTCGTTGCCATGGAAGCGGCGGGCGATGACTTCGAGGCCGCCTGCACGGAAGGCAACGAGCGATTTGACA TGTACAAAGACAGCATCAAGTGCATGAACTCGGCTGGTGTTGGGCTGAACAAGTGCTTCGGAGTTCTTCGTGATGGCCTGGGCGAAAGCATCGACGCACCAGGAGGAAGGACCATTAACTACGCTTGCTG CGCGTACTATAACTCACTGGAGTGCACGGAGCGGGTTCTAGACGCCTGCGACTCTAACTCTCCTGCCAAGGAGTACGTGACCAACGTGATGGAGCGCATCTTCGGGCAAGTCCTGAGCCTCGTGTGCGGACCCTACACTCGTGGCTCTGCCGACTGCCACGCCCTGCCAAAACTTCCACCCACACCAGGGCCGAAGAAGACCAACCTCATCGAGCTGGCAATCGAGATATCAGACTCATTTcgaagcaagaagaaaaaaaactaa
- the LOC142764946 gene encoding uncharacterized protein LOC142764946 isoform X1, with protein sequence MRQPGFVCVFISCFLVGVCRAQLRPGCKIAQLHACGEDYLVYSNTTYLPEPQEEQFQANCELYRKQIACTIEFSESCLQNVPRAVALVAMEAAGDDFEAACTEGNERFDMYKDSIKCMNSAGVGLNKCFGVLRDGLGESIDAPGGRTINYACCAYYNSLECTERVLDACDSNSPAKEYVTNVMERIFGQVLSLVCGPYTRGSADCHALPKLPPTPGPKKTNLIELAIEISDSFRSKKKKN encoded by the exons ATGCGGCAACCTGGTTTTGTCTGCGTCTTCATTTCCTGCTTTTTAG TAGGCGTGTGTCGGGCCCAGCTCAGGCCTGGCTGCAAGATAGCCCAGCTGCATGCGTGCGGCGAAGACTACCTGGTGTACAGTAACACCACGTACCTGCCGGAACCTCAGGAGGAACAGTTCCAGGCTAATTGCGA GTTGTACAGGAAGCAGATCGCCTGCACGATCGAGTTCTCGGAAAGTTGCCTGCAGAATGTGCCCCGCGCCGTGGCGCTCGTTGCCATGGAAGCGGCGGGCGATGACTTCGAGGCCGCCTGCACGGAAGGCAACGAGCGATTTGACA TGTACAAAGACAGCATCAAGTGCATGAACTCGGCTGGTGTTGGGCTGAACAAGTGCTTCGGAGTTCTTCGTGATGGCCTGGGCGAAAGCATCGACGCACCAGGAGGAAGGACCATTAACTACGCTTGCTG CGCGTACTATAACTCACTGGAGTGCACGGAGCGGGTTCTAGACGCCTGCGACTCTAACTCTCCTGCCAAGGAGTACGTGACCAACGTGATGGAGCGCATCTTCGGGCAAGTCCTGAGCCTCGTGTGCGGACCCTACACTCGTGGCTCTGCCGACTGCCACGCCCTGCCAAAACTTCCACCCACACCAGGGCCGAAGAAGACCAACCTCATCGAGCTGGCAATCGAGATATCAGACTCATTTcgaagcaagaagaaaaaaaactaa